AAAACTTCATCTAGTGATTTGTAGTGATAGAATGGTATCCCCACACAAATTTAATAGTCCCAAAATTCATTATTTAGCACGCCCATATCCTGCTGAAGATACTTCCTTCTCAATAAAGAGATAGTCGCTAGAGCTCTGGACTAGGCACTATGAAATTTCTGTTGCCTTTTAAATGAGTTACTTAAAGATTCTGTGACTCAAGGTCGGATCTCtatagtgaagataaaataactATCCTCTGTTCACCTCCAAGAGAAGAATTAAGAAATGATgataaagcatttataaagtgctttgagcAGCTCCCCAAAGTGTTATatgaatttcttctctttttatccaTCAGTATCTGTGTATGACTAGAGCAACCAATGTATTTCTTTCCATTCCACCTTCACTGTAGTCAGGCCAGAGTCATGAATTCTTATCCACATGTGAGATCAGCATAGCTCAGTTCTATAGCCACAGACCCCACCTTTAATGCAAACCAGTTGTTTTGCATTTCCACATTACTGGCCTTGAGGAGTTCCTAACAAGACTGAGAACGGATTAGCTCAAATCTATAACCACACCTAGAGAATTAAAACTCAAAGCATGAGCCCTACCTTATTGATAATAGGTTAGAAGAAATGACTTTTGTACATGAAAGTAGCCCCACTGACATTATTGATGAACTGCCCAGGGGTCATTCTCACCTGAGTATCTTTCTCACTTTGAGCACTGTTCCTTCTTATTTCTTCCACAATGATTCTCACTTTCCCCTACACTCTCCAGCCTCTTCTCTGCCAGAGCAGCTGACTTACTCCTGCCGTCCTCTCTCCTATTAGACTAAAAATTATGAATGTCAGAGGCTAGTTCTAAGTTATTTTATCATAGGTGGCATGCCTATATATGGCACTTGTAAATACAAAACCACACAGAGCTCAAtgaggttattttctttttttaagtgaacAGGAATGATGCCATCtttgtattttgtcttttaaCTTCTGAGGGAAGTTTCTGAAATAGATTTTTGTTGAAGACCTATTCAGTTGAATAGCAAATtacttggggtgggggagaagtcACCTACTCCACATTACCTGTACTCCACAATTTGGACTTTGTTGTTGTTAGTCATTTTCAgccatgttcaactcttcatgttCTCATTTGGTCTTTACTTGGtgaagatattagagtggtttgccatttccttctctagctattttactaatgaggaaactaaggcaagcaaggctaagtgatttgcctagggtcacagctaataagtgtctgaggctgaatttcaaCCAAGTTCTTCACTATGTCACTCAATTGTCCTGCAATTTGGATTACTTAACCAATTTTGAACACTACTGGTATGCATAGCCCTACCCTTGGTACTTAATGTGGGTATAAGAGAAAAACAAGATATGGACTACATTCTTTAAGATCTTGGAATTAAATTGAACACATTTTTGTTGTCTCCATTTTTTGAGATCCTGGCATTCATTAGATGAGAACAGAGGCACCAGCAATGACCAACAGAGCCCAGATTACTGATACATGGAAACTGATGTCAATTTTCCAGGAAATGTGACATCAAAGACATAATTAACTTTGCTTCAATTTGATATAAGCCTTCACCTTCAGTATCCTTCTGGAAagccattcttttatttttcttattattattattattattattgtcattataatCAGGAATTATTCTTGTATAGTTGTCACATTTTAAAAGCaaactgaaaaatgttttattcaaGAAACATATCATCTTTATTAAGTAGGATGATATCACCCATGTGTCAAAGTCTACATGTTTtgtctgaaaaggaaaatgagaaacagCATAGTATAGTAAATAGAGAGGTAGTCTTGaagctaggaagacctgggttcaagtcttgactCAGACTCATAGTGGCTATCTGACTATGGGTAAAgtatttaatctctcagtgtctcatgcactctctaagattataaagtATAGAACCACTTCAGTGAAGGATATTTTCACACACCCATAACAATGAAGTAACAAGTCAAGAAACCCACCCACAgggcacatgtacacacacacacacacacacacacacacacacacacacacaaatttgaGTTtctaaatcaaaagaatgaagcttctcatttatttttcttaattattaatGGTTACTTGGACTTTTTGAGATGAAAGTATTTTCCACTCTTTGAAATCTAAACAAAGGTAGATTGGTGCAATAGCAAAGGTCAACATATCCAAAAAGTGAATGATTAATTTCATTCTTCAGTGTTCTTTTCAAGGTCCTAGTATATGGTTACAGTTCTGTTAGCAATGTAATAATATGGAATGTTAAGGGCAGTGTCCCTGTTCGGTCACCATGTCTGGGAGTCATGGTGATgagtgattggatctgagggccATCATAGCCATGGAGAGCCCCGGCATGCTGGCCCCAATCTTTCCTGTCCTTTTtatatcactctctctctctctaactgcTAGTCTCTCTTGCAggctaactctctctctctctctccatggctATCATGAccctcagatccaatcactcATCACCATGACTCTCAGAATGGAGAGAGGTCTTCTGTGGGTGAGGATTAATTTAAAGTTAACAGGAAATTTAGTCTCACCTCCCTTTTTTAGCCTGAACCTCAGGTAGAAgccaaaaaatcattttcatccCCACCCCAGTGTTTGGTTGTAGAAACTGAATTGGTCTGGTATTCTGAAGCCTAGTTGAAGTTCTAGACCCAGTGACCTGAAGCAAGTCAATTGCCTTTTTTGACTCTCAAATAGCATAGAGAGCTAGCTGATAGACTCAGAATGCAAATTGaaccatattttcttctctttcttctctttttgtgggGAGGGAAGTGTTTTTGTGGGCAAGTCCTGCTAATTTAGGAAATTGGGGGGGTATGActtgtttttttcttgtcttctcaatggatggagggagaaaattcagaactgaaaataaaattgaattttaaaatttaaatcaataaaataaaggaaggagCATGAACTAAGTTATCTCTGAAGTTCTTTTCTAGCCTCAGAAGTCTATGATTGTGGGGTTAGAGTtaacttaaaacaaaaataaaaacagtcaaACTCACCTGTGGACTATAGGTAGTATCCTTGCTGAACTTGAAAAGAGCAGCTTGAAATAGGTTCCTTTCTCCTTTATAATATATTGctattcataaaaatatataaatattatatataagcactataataaatttctatttataaaaataaataaataatattaattattcttaCTCAGTAGCTATGGGAAAGTTTCCAAGTCACAATTATGTGACAAATATGATAAATGGTGACTACATCTGACTTTGTGGAGTatcactttttaattttgtttttatgaacTTGAGAATCGTCAACAAATAGGACAGCTAAATGTCTTggggaatagagagccaggcctggagatggaaggtgctgggttcaaatttgacttcagaaacttcctagctatatgattcttggcaagtcacttaagcccaattgcctagtcctcatcCTCTTTTGCCCCAGAACTGatacttcatatcaattctaagacagaatgtaacaggctttttaaaaaaagaatcatcaaTAATACTGAGCACTTTcatatacaaagaataaaaatgatattgatgttatgtgaaattatgaacttgttaaattccatttattttattttaaaatgtatgatCATTATGATCATTTTAACACAGTTGTAATAGAATTGGCACAGGCtgggtgtgtgtgtttgtgtgtgtggttgggtgggtgggtgggtgtgttCCCTTCTGAAcaactttttgttttcttcttttctcacctTTTGTTGTGCTTGGTTGCATTTTTCACTAGGTTGGACTCATCTCTGGCACAGTCTTCCTGATCTTAGGATTGACTGTTCTGGCAGTGGGCTTTCTGGTGCCCACCAAAATTGAAGCCTTTGGAGAGGGAGATTTTGTAATGGTGGATTCCCAGGCAATTCAGTTTAATGGAGCATTAGACATCTGTAAACTGTCGGGagccattttattttgtattggaGGGATGTCCATGGCTGCGTGTCTATTGATATCTGCTTTTGCAAAAAGCTactccaaagaagaaaaataccttCAGCAGAAGTTCAAGGAGAGAATAGCAGACATCAAAGCCCATGCCCAGCCCATCACAAAAGCTCCAGCTCCAGGAGAAACCAAGATACCAGTCACTTTGTCCAGAATTCATAACATCCAGCCTTTATCAGAAACCTGAAACTTTATCCTGCCTACTTTCTGTAACTTAGAAATATCAGTCAAGTGGGAGAATATCATCTTTGGCAATGGCAAGAATATGACTTGTCACACACCACTGAGCAGCAGCCAGCTCTGGGAGAAAGCTGATCAGAACTCAGAGCCACTTATTTCAGGCTTCAGACAATGTGTACATCCCACTCTTTATGATGTGTATTTCCCTTTACTAAACCAGGAGACCCCACAGAAATACTCGTTGACATCCTGTgacttcattgtcattttctgtgTTCTTTGAAAGTGCTATACAATTTTAGAACAGCCTTACTAGTGGTCAACACCCAACCTAAAGATAATGTGGTCTggtttcagttttcattttttcctaatatttttctGCTTTCTACAGTTTCCAGCTCCATCCCTACTGAGTAGTATAGGATATTGTCAAGTATATTCATAGAAAAACTGGTTTTCCTTATTCTGATCTACAGCTCTACCTTTTAACTGTATTACTTAACATGAGGCTCCTCATATTAGATTCAAATTTATCACCCTCCCCTAAGGATCATATATACCCTAggattttttatataaaaatactaaACATCACCCAGTTGAGGATCACTAGACAATATGACCAAAAACTTAAGAATATGACCATCTACACACATTATTGGGGAGGAAGCATAATTGAAatgaaaaacagaccaaaaatataacaaaacgTTACACTGCAAGTCAGGAAGCTGGAATTCTGTTCCCTACTTTTCCACTAATTTAATGGGTGACTTTGGGcacttctccaggcctcagtattatttatctataaaatgactgTACTAGATGATAAAATGAGGACTACATAGTTGTTGAGGGCCTttccaaatttaaattctttgattACTGTATACCATACATGATTTTATCCTGCTTCTCTGGAGATTGTTTCAGTGTTTGTTCCACAGACCCATGTCATTCTTTCATGCTTTGACTCATTGAAAGCCACAGATTTGAGGTTCATCTGTAACCTGTATCCTGTTATGTTCTATTGACAAGGTATCCCAATACTTGACTTTACCGAGATACTGGAAGAAGTTTATATAATGCTGTCATATTTTTATAAAGACTAAAGAAAGCCATTCTCAAATAAGAAATCTCTGTGAAAATACTAACCTGAAAAGGATTTTCTTTCACAGGACAGACAACAAATTTTCTTTCCCTTGCAAGGAAGTCATCTCCTCCCTTTGCACTTTAATTTAATCTGTGGATTTAAATTAGGCTGTGAAATGGAAGATATGACCATGGTATCCTCTCAAAAATCCCTGCTAACTTATATTGCTATTtttgaatggataaataaaatatatgaatgagCCGAATATAAATTGCATTGTCATTCCTTCAGCATCTGGCTTGCTTTTGCTGACTGTTTTCTATTATTATGAGGATGAATAAGCAATGGGTGATGCCATAGCTaagtagaagaagaaaagaactaaGTGTTCTCCAcatgtatactgtttattttacACAGTTTAACACAAATTACAGGGGGAAAAATCAGCCAATCAGAAAACATTAAGTTCCAAAATGGTGCCCAGTGGTGTCCTaaacactagagatacaaaatgtGAACTTTCAAAGAACTTGCATTCtactaaaagaaattatataaagggaatgagtgaatgaaatgaagcatttattaagcacttactatgggcAAAAACACTATACTAAACACAGGAGATACAGATAGAAAAATTAGacaatctctgctttcaaggagctcccattctaaccAGAGCAACAACACAGATGGAACGTTTCAGCGGCAGATCAGGAGGTCCTGTGGTCATTAGGGGGTGGCAGCAAAGCAGATGGCAAAACCTCttcctttaatgtcatttccactgataaaatatCTCTTACTGATATTTAACTATTTCACAGTGCCAAGGATTTTGGctacaagaactttcttttctggttctGGGGCTGCCCAGCAGCAGAAACAATTGATGGGCTCCATCTCTACTGAAGCACCTCCACCTACTCAGGCACTAAGCTGGAGCACTGGCCCTCCAGAAGCTCCTGGGGTCATTATTATGGGCTATCTCCATTAGAGTCTAAAgggcatatataaatacatgcaatacataggtgtatatatatgctacatataaatacacatatatgtatatatacatatatatgcatgtgtgtgatACCTGCTTCTATATATGTCAAATAAAAATAAGGTACAGTACTTTGGAAAAAGAAGATATTAGAGACTAAGGGTATTaaggaaggcttcttgtagaaagagTTTGAGTTGAGTCTTACAGGAAACCAGGAatcctaagagacagaaatgaggaggaagagcatcccAAGTATGACAACCTTTGCAAATGCACAAAAATAGAGGGTGCCATTTTGTGTGTAAGAAATAGCAAAAAGGCCAGTATAGATGAATGAACATGGGGTATATGAAGGGAACAAATATGTAAGATGACTGATAAGGTTTTAAGGGATGGGATTGTAAAGAACATTTGATATTTGACCCCagaggtcataggatcatagatttaaagcagaAAAGACATtagagggcatctagtccaatctttcttcattttacagatgaataaattgagacagagattaagtggcttgcccagaattATACAACTAATATccgaatcaggatttgaactcaagtcctcctaatttcaaattcaaaattttatccactatgccacctatttGCTAACAGGGACCCCTTTGAATTTATTGAGGAAGATTGGAGAAGGACATGTCTCACCtgaaatttaggaaaaaaaaaggctggtGACTGGAGAATAGATTGGAATGGGAAAATCTACAGGTTTTAAAATTAGGATTACAGTATTGGCCAGATGTGAGAGAATTTTTTCTGGCTCCTTAGTTACCTGGCCTTCCCCTGTAAACACTTATTTTGACCAGAGCCTCCAAAATCTTGTAAAGATGTCCCTGGTATTTATATAGGAtagtctattttaattttttcttccttaattcaGTTATTATTCATTCCTAAACCCCATGGAATGGTATCTGACTTTTAAATGcctttgaaattatatatatggtTTAGATGCATTTATGGACAAAGATTCAATAGTCTTGGAAAATGAGTCTTGTCCTAGCAATCCAGGACCAGAAAAAAAAGCATGAAAGGCAATAAAGGAGAATCACTTTAAAATGGGCATTTACTATCTCAGCTTCTTGCTTTCTATTCAGGTTTCACTGAACTGTGTGTTTGTAAAGAGACTGATAGTGCCAGGAAATGTTTGTGATCTTTGCCCAAGAGTAGGTAGGGAAGGAAAGTGAGGATGGTGGAAGTGTGAAGGGCTTCCAAAGAAAGGTGATGGCCAAAAGAGAGCTAAAGACTGTTTACTAATGGAATTCCAGTGTTTactggggagga
This sequence is a window from Monodelphis domestica isolate mMonDom1 chromosome 3, mMonDom1.pri, whole genome shotgun sequence. Protein-coding genes within it:
- the NRSN1 gene encoding neurensin-1; the encoded protein is MSSCTNICGAKQAQHTPEGGYQRYGVRSYLHQFYEDCTASIWEYEDDFQIQRSPNRWNSVLWKVGLISGTVFLILGLTVLAVGFLVPTKIEAFGEGDFVMVDSQAIQFNGALDICKLSGAILFCIGGMSMAACLLISAFAKSYSKEEKYLQQKFKERIADIKAHAQPITKAPAPGETKIPVTLSRIHNIQPLSET